The region ggagttcggaattgttccgggggtaccaggtgatgaccagcgtgtccgaaaggggtttcggaggccccggcaagcgttgggggccttatgggccaaggggagggggcacatgagcccactaaggggctgagggcCCCTCCCAggggaaccctagggcacctccccctcctcccttccccatatatatagtgagggagagagagggcagccgcacccttcccctggcacaaccctctccctcctccaacacctcctcctcctcctccgtagtgcttggcgaagccctgccggagaaccacgagctccatcaccaccatgccgtcgtgctgtcggagttgtcCCTCAAGTTCTCCtctccctttgctggatcaagaaggaggagacgtccccaggttgtacgtgtgttgaacgtggaggcaccgttgttcggtgcatagatcggattcggccgcgatctgaatcgcttcgtgaacgactccaccgaccgcgttcttgtaacgcttccgcttagcgatcttcaagggtatgaagatgctctctctctctctctctctctctctctctctctctctctctctctcgttcctagtctctccatagattgatcttggtgatgtgtagaaaattttgaatttctgctaggtTCCCCAACAGTCCTTGAGCCCGCCCTGCTGTCCTCCTTCTCTGACAAATTCCCCACCCTTCGGGCGGCAATCGCGGAACTGGCCGCGGGCGCACCTCCGTAGTGTATGTTACCACCCAATATATGTCTGTTACTACCCATGGTACATTAAGAAATAATTAGCAATTCAAAACTAGTTAGAATCTACAAAAAATACTACTGTAAATCAGTAAAAATAATATCTTACCGATTGTAAAGTAGAACTCACAAATTACAAATATAAACCCCAATAATATGCCACTTAACAGTGTCCAATCACTCGATTGTCATCAATCTCCTGTTGCAACTGCAACGGTGGCCAAGAAAAGAGCAACGGGGCACATAAAGGCAACGGAGGCCAAGCAAAGGGCAACGGAGCAGGTTTTCGCTAACATAGCAACACAAACCGAAAGGAACCACAGAAACAGGCCAAACCACCCCATTCCTCTTCCTTTTGCCTCATTCTCCAGCATATAAAATCTTGCATTATTCACTTGTTGCTCCATACCCCCTCTTGCATCTCTCTTCATCTAGATCCTTGCTGAGCCTCTTGATTTCCTCAACCAGTGTTTCCTTCCCACTTCGCTGCTTCTCAATTGCAGTTCTTTTCCTTTGAACAAGGGTGCTAGACGCCGGTGGAAAAACACTGGTCACTGTGGACCGAGATTCACCGGCGCCGGGAGCGTGATGTGCAATGCTGGCCTCGAGTTTCCCATCGCCTGCATCGGGCGCTACCTCAAGAAGGGCCACTACGCACAGCGCGTCAGCTCCGGTGCCCCTGTCTACCTCGCGGTCGTCCTCGAGTACCTCACCACCAAGCTGATGGAGCTCACCAGCAACGCACGCGCTCATAAAAGCACCAACTCTTCAGGGATAGTACTCCCCTGTAACCCCAAGTACATTATGGCGTCACACATGGGGGGCACTCAAGGTTGTCGATCTCCTTCCCGGACACCACCAATCTGCTGGAGCTCGCCGGCAACGCACACGCTGGTGTGGCCCTAGCTGGCGCGCGTCCACCGGCGACCCCACCAACATATGTATTTCATAAAAACATGGAAACTCTATATTAATCGGTGTGTTTTGTATACAGATTTCACTCTCGCTGCCATGGAAACACAAGCACCGCACCACACCTTACTTGATCATCTGCGAGTGGATGTCCTTGAGCCCGCCCTACTTTCCTCCTTCTTCTCTGGCAAATTCCCCACCCTACGGGCGGCAATCGCGGAACTGGCCGCTAGCGCACCTCCGTAGTGTATGTTACCACCCAATATATGTCTGTTAGTCATCCCTATCAGATACGTGATCAGGACTAGGGCCACACCATCTCCAGCACCGCCTTCCGTCACCCACTTGGATCTTCCTCCCTGCCTCTGTTGCTCCTCTCTGTCCATCTCTTGAAAGAGTCACCGCCGCCGTAGCCTTCTTTAGTTTAGAGCTGGCCTCCGCCCTGGGGCCTTATGTATTATACGGCGAGAAAGCTACTTGCCACAGGTAATTTTGACTAGCCCTTCTTGCATTTCTTGTTTCCGGTACATCTTCAGATCTAAATACAAGAAGGGCTAGTCGAAATTACCTGTGGCAAGAAGCTTTCTCTAAAAGCCGTATAATACAGAAGGCCCGGGGCGGAGGCCAGCTCTAGACTGAAGAAGGCTACGGCGGCGGTGACCCATTCATGGGTCCTCTGCCATGCGCGCCCGGGCTTCTCTGCACCCCTCCCTCTCTCCTCGTCCTCACATCTGCCTAGAGTTTGGCATCGCTGGCCACCTCGGCTCAGCATGTATCgcatctgtgaagggcctatcctgcATTTATGCCGGACCAACATCGTCCTCCTCGTCCGAGCTGGACTGGAGCAGTGTGTGGACGACGCGGCACTCCATGAGATGGCATCTCCGAGGAGGTGCTTGGCTGGTAGTGGAAGCATGGGAGGGAGGCGCGGGTGACAACCGGCGCCACCATCTTCTCCACTGGCATTGGGCTTGAATCGGGCGATGGTGGATGCCAAAAAGTGCACAAACTCTGTCCTTCAATTTCTGAACCACCTCTACCTCTGTCGATTGATCCTATGGATGAtggaagaacacaaagagatagaACTCACCACAGAACGATCACGGATAAAAGAATTAACTCGCTACACCAAAGAGAGGTAGCATTGTACCTTCGAACAATTGGTTCAGATCATCCTCAGTCTCAGTTCGGGCTCCTTTGATGAACATGGTCTCATAAAATTCTGTGCCCATCTGACAACAAGAATAAGGAAATGTATGTTAAATTAACATCAGGGTTTTGGCGTACAATTTCAATGAGTCGGACTTGCTAAAATCTGAGAGAGCTTGGATCGCATTTGAACTATATTAATCGGTGTGTTTTGTATACAGATTTCACTCTCGCCGCCATGGAAGCACAAGCACCGCACCACACCTTACTTGATCATCTGCCAATGGATGTCCTTGAGCCCGCCCTACTGTCCTCCTTCTTCGCTGACAAATTCCCCACCCTTCGGGCGGCAATCGCGGAACTGGCCGCGGGCGCACCTCCGTACTGGCCGCAGGCACATGGTATAATAGGGACTTAAAAGCTGCGGGCTGTATATTAAAAGCAACTGAACTGAACTTAAAAGCTACGGTAACCTAACAGCAACGGTGTAGAACCTAAAAGCTATGGTCTATATATTAAAAGCTACATAGCTGAAATTAAAAGCTACGGTCACCTAACAGCAACGGTGTAGAACCTAAAAGCTACGGTCAGTATATTAAAAGCAACAGAACTGAACTTAAAAGCTACGATCACCTAAAAGCAACGGTGTAGAAACTAAAAGCAATGGTCTGTATATTAAAAGCTACAGAACGGAAGGAGCACGAATCCCGCCGGGAGGAGGGGAAACTTCGCTTCGCTGGTTGGTccaccggtggcggcggcgggacgaAATGCGGCAGGACGAGGCTCTCCCGCATGGGGACAGTGCGGCGTGGGCGGGATATGGTTGCTGGAGTGGTCGCCGGCAGCGGGGCTGTTGCCGCCTTTCTCTAGGGGAGCTGCGGACAAGCGAGCAGACCTCTAACTTATTAGAACAAGTATTATAAGATGATGTAATCGGGCAAtaagttatactccctccgtccggaaatacttgtcctacaaaatggataaaatggatgtatctatcacTAAATGGACAAGTAttttttttttagggaaaaaatgTTCTTGACGGGTGATGCTCGCCAAGCAAGCCTAGGGAGTAGGGACGGTGGACAGCGCAGCCAGTCCCGTTGGGCACCATCGGCGCTGTCCACTTGGGTCCATCTGGCCCCGCCTGCCTACTGGCCAATGCGGCGGCGGGGTTCCGCTGCCGCTAGATTCACCGGGACGGGACCGCGCACCGCACGGGAAGTACGCCGCCGCGTCCAACCAACCAACCAGCCAGCCACTGTTCCCACTCTACTCCGGTCACGTTTAAAAAATATCCTCCGGATCCAATCGCCGTCCCCGCGCGCGCGCCCCGACAAACCCGCCTGGCCTCCCCGCCCGCTCCCTCGTCGCCTCCCTGTCTCCACTCCCCAGCGCCCATTTCTTTCTGTCCTCATGGCGGCGGCGCGCCCGGCGCTCCCCTCCTCCCCGACCTCGCTGCTGCTTTCGCGGTCCATctccgcccccgacctcgccgtgGCCCCGGCGCTCCGGAGGAACAGACCGACGCGGTGGGTCGTCGCAGCCGGCGTCCCGGCCGTGGCGGGGGCGCTCGCGGCCTCGGCGCCGGTGGGGGCGACGCTGCTGCGGGACGGCGGCGCCACGCTGCTCGTCACGGCCGGGGCCTACTCCCTCGTGCGCGCCTTCGACGCGCTCACCGAGCGCCGCCTCGTCCAACAGgtctcgtgcaatccgctctctcgCCCGACCTCCCGTTAGTGCGTGGTGGTAACTCACTGACGATGTGGTCCATTTAGTGAACTTTACCACaccactccctccgatccaaactaAAACCACggcacttattttggatcggagggagtacgtaGCACGCACTAACGTCAATCACTATTCACTAGAGCCTCCCTCTGACCATCTTCTAAGAGAAACATCAATCGATCCAGCACTAGGAAGGTTCCTACGCGCTTACTGAACTTGATTCAGTTACAGGTCGTCCAGATTGAGCTTACCTGTCTTATTCTAAACTAACGACTGAATCTCAGCATGTGCAGTAAAAAATGGTCTAAGTAATTATTTGGATTGATCGAACACGAATGGATTGATAACTAGTAGTACCTCGATTGGGTCCCTGTTTGGTTGCTAACTTGTGGTACTTGTCACCATTGAAGGCAGAGCTTGAGCAGGAAGGTTGTGCACGTGCTATCCGGGGTCTTTTTCATGGCTTCATGGCCACTCTTCAGGTACTCCCCCAGCTGTGTCCAACCTCCTATCCTCAAAATGCTTGCATCAGTAGAGATCTTAAGATAGGCATGCTCTGTTCTTGCAGCAATTCAACCGGCGCACGGTTCTTTGCGGCGGTAGTCCCGTTCCTCAACAGCGTCAGGCTTCTCACCTACGGCCTCGGCTTCTACTCCGACGAAGCTCTTGTCAAATCTGTGACCCGTGAAGGAAAACGAGAGTAATTAATCCCAATGTGCCAGCGATGATATTCAGTTGTGATCCTCTGTTCTTATTTGAGACGGCGCCTCCCTGATACAATCTATTACGGTCTCTGGCAGGGAATTGCTGCGAGGCCCTCTCTACTATGTCATCGTGCTACTGATCATTGTTCTAGTCTTCTGGCGGGACTCCCCGATCGGGATCGTCTCCTTGTCAAtgatgagcggcggcgacggtaAGACCGAAATGGTTTACTGCTCCTGTAACACCCCATTATACTTGACAATCTGTTCATTTCACTGAGTTTCTGCATCTGCTTGGATGTTGGCTTCACAGGCTTTGCTGACATTGTCGGGAGAAGGTTCGGCTCGCTGAAGCTGCCATTCAACGACAAGAAGAGCTGGGTCGGGAGCGCCGCGATGTTCATCTCCGGGTTCCTGCTATCTGCACTGTAGGGTTCTTGCGACGCACTCCCGTTGTCATAGACAGAATATCGCACGCGTTGCTGATGTATTCTCTCTGTTTTCTTGTTGCAGGATGCTGTCCTATTTCTCGTGGCTTGGTTACATCCGTGTCAGCTGGGATCAGGCGATTGGTAAACTGGTTCTCGTTGCGCTGGCAGCCACTGTGGTGGAGTGTATTCCTGTAACTGATGTTGTAGATGACAATATCTCTGTTCCCTTGGCCACCATGTTGGTAGCCTTTCTGTTGTTTGGCAACACTGCAAACTGAATATATGAACAAATGTTTTGAGCCCCTCCTGTACTGGCACCAGAAGTTCTCTCATCTCCCTTTTCCCCTTTGAAGCCAAAAAATAGGCATCAGGACACCCATGTCTAAACATTTGTTATTTTGTTTTCAACAATTTGTACCAATATACATCAATCCGTATCCAGCCTTCTCAATTCATTCCAAATGGACAATTTCTTCAGTGAACAAACAAACCCCGTACAACAACTCATGGAGCAATATGGGAAATCATTCCTAAATAGTGCAAAACGGATGAAGAAGCTTTGGCCTACTGTTacatgctcatatttgcaactaccAGGGAAAAAATTAATTGACTTGCAGTCCGCTGAGCTTTTCGTGGAGGATCGGTGGCTAAGAGAGATGGTCAGGTACAATGGCACCGAAGTGGGATCGATGCGCCTTCAGGCTTCCGCTTCTCCCGGGTGACTGCTTCTTGAATCATCGGCAACTTCTGATGAATCTTCTTCCATATGTGGTTCACAGCACCATTTTCTGGGTCAGAGTCCTTGCTACTATGGTGACTGTTTTCGTACTCAAAGATATGCTGGACTCCAGCCAGGTTTCTTCTGAATTCATCCTTCTGCTGCTTGGAGATATTCCTTAGGTAGTTCGTTAGCCATTTGGGTCTCATTGCGTTACCGACTGACACAAAAATGGAGAATTCTGTGTAGTCTATCATCCCTTCGAAAGGAAGCTCAATGTCATCGCTGACAATGACGGGTATGCAAAGACTTGCAACAGCGTCAAAGAGACGGCATGAACTTGGGGTGTCACCAGCTGGGTGCAAGCAAAACTCTGATGTCCGCATCCCTTTTATTGATTGCTCACGTCCTGTGGCATTAGGAAAACCTTCTTCCATGACAACATCAGGCTCGTTAACCATCAAGTCCCACAGTTTTTCACGCACCAAACCACCCTGAAAACAAATAAACGGATTGATCAGATAAATGGCTTTAATTATTATTTTGCAAGCAGTATAAGCTAGGCTGAAGTTAGTTATGATTCCCTCAGATATACAAAACAACGGAACAACCTAGTGCTAGTTTAATCATGTGTTTCTATTGTCACTATTGATCTTTACAGAGAACCTCAGGAGTTCTACGAATGTACACTGCATAAGCGATAAAGTCCTATAAGCAAAATGATTTTCAGTGTTTTTTAGGCACAATGCTTCAAATGATACTTCCTGGAATAAATTTAGATATGGAAAAGAGAGTCAAACATCTATATTTGAAAAGGCTAGCCTCACATATAACAGAGACCTAGAAGATTTTTAAGTAGAATGAAGAATTTACCATATGTTTATTCTTTTTATTTAGAGAGCCAGTTTCAGATAATACATAGGTGATAAACAATTTCAGGAATTTCAAAGCTGATTACAGATAAAAACGATACAACCCAGGGTCAAGAAGTAAATTACAAACACTATATGTACATGTTTGACCGCCTTTCTATGAAATTAATGATGAAATGCAAGTGAGTAGCCAAGTACAAGATGTAATCCAGATAGCAGATAAACCTTTCCTAATATAATGCATAAAACAGGAGCTTTATTTTATGATTAATAGTACAAACCCGATGCCTGTGCTTGGCTCCCTTGAAGTACAGAAGAGTGGGGCGATCCATATTTTCTGATAGGTGCAGGGTAGGCAGCAAATGTGTGTAAGGCACAATGACATCTTTCAGCAATGACACTTGAGTGTGCTGTATCATATGAGAAGAGTTGCCGCCTGCAGATTTTGAATCGAGTTTGTACCACCCGCCAAAATCAACCACCAGTAGAATTGCTGGAGCAATCTCCGCCCGGACATGCCACATTGCCATAGGGTCTGTCAAAGAATGCCTCAGTATTTAACACGACCTGAGCATCCAAAAGAAAAATAAGCTGCTAGGCAAATCAATCTTCACCAAGACATAAACAATACACCAAATGCTTCAGCTTCACTTCACTTGCATAAAAGTACAATGTTTCTCTCCTTTACTGAACTGTGCTAATATTAGTTTCTCTCCTATTTTTCTAACCTATACTGAGCTGCTCTACTAGGCACACACAGACTTGCATGATCCACATAGGTTTCTTACTAACTAGTGCGATTTCATAGTAAGTCACTTCCTTGGCTGAGAAAACCATCAAGAAACCATGAAACTTAACCAGCTATGCTAACCTTGATTCAAAGTATGCAAACATTCTTTCTAATTTCTCTCTGGATTAGTGCATTACAACTTTACAAGGATAGGATTCGCAATTCCCCACCGGCCCAGCCTAATTACCTGTGAGGACGAAGACGTGGTCGCGGCCGCCGGACCGGCGCCAGGCCGGGTGCGCGGTGACGCGGTCGACGACCTCCCGCTGGCGGCGGTAGTCACCATTCCCCTCCTTCCTGCGGAAGGCGCCCTTGGTGGCGCCCCAGCCGAGCTCCATCTCCGCGGAGAGCGTGGCGAAGAAGGGGACGAAGACGACGTCGGCCTCCCTCCAGTCGGCGACGACCCTCACCACCGCGGACGCGGGGGCGGCGGGGCCGAGGAGGGAGCACAGGAGCCAGTACTCGGCGCTGTACTGCCTGATGAGGGGGCTGGCGGGGTAGGGCGGGTGGCCGCGCGGCGGCGGGTGGTCCGGGTCGGAGGAGGCCGGGATGCGGGCGTCGGCGGCCGGGAGCGACCAGTAGAGGTCGAGCAGGCCGTGGTTGAGCGCGCGCGGGAGGTCGGCGACGTAGACgctcaggcggcggcggtggccggggCCGGGGTCGGTGGTGCGCGCGGAGGGGAGGAGGGGCGGGGAGGAGGACggcctgaggaggaggaaggagagggagaggaggaggacggccGGGACGGCGAGCAGGGCCGGGCGCTTCATCGCCGCCCGCCGGATCTCGCCTGAGATGGGAGGCGGCGGCATGGTGGGATGGGAGGGAGAGGGGTGCCCTCCGTGCCACGCTTCGCCTGAACTTTTCAAGTATCTGAATTCGAAATTCAGTTCGGCATTCATGATGAAAACTCCACAAACAAATATACTTCTTGCTATTGTGTCTTCAAGTCACACTTTGCAATTTTGTGTAACTTTGTTAGATAATGGAAGCTACATTGAGAATACACACACCCCGGGGACAGAGACAATATGTCCATTTAtaaatttatactccctccgtcccaaaataagtgtcttaaatttagtacaaatttatactaaagctagtacaaagttgaaacacttattttggaacaaagggagtaatacattatacatacatacataaatacaTAGAAGAAAACAAAAATATTTGAATATGAGTCCAAATACTAGACCAAAATACACCTACCTCCCAACGTGATGCTTTCTCCTAGTAATAATGCCCCAAGAACCATGGTGGAGACAATTGATAATGTGCTAAACATTGATAGAAATACAGGGGCCCACTTTTCCACAATATATAGATTCAACCAATACTTAGCGGTTGTGCCAAGTCCAGCCTACGTTCAAAATCAAGTATGTGCCAATTATTTCATATTGTTTTTAACTGTCAAGTTAATAAAGAAATAGAAACAAATGCTTTTAATATTCAGCATCATGAAGGGGTTGGATCTCGAACCATATAGGAAGTCCTCGTAAGCAAGTTTTTACAATTTTGAACTAAGTTGACATTTAACTTTTAACAATGATATGCCCATTGGGATCCTTGGATTCATAGCATTTTtataggaattttggaggattataATTCTTAGGAATTCTTCCTATGTTGCTTGTTTATTCATAGGACTGAATTCTATAGGAATTTTTCATAAGGATTTCTTTGTACAATTTCCCGTAGGATTTCTAGCatgcactcaaacctctttgaaagaatactTTGTTTTTCCTCTGATGCAATCAAACCAAAATCCTATAGAATAGAGATGAGCATGCCATTCGAATACTTATTCACATGTTCTTAtaatcctgcgaatcaaataggCCCTGATTCTAGTAGATAGAATAAATGTTGAATACACCACAAAATACTCTCTAACCAATCTTTTCCTTACAAGTTCTCCCATATCTACAATCAGAACCTATCTTTCTTGGGTTGCTTGATTTTTGCTCGGTAAACTAATATTAGCTTATACATATAGTGGAATTATCAATTAGATTTGACAAAGTAATGAAAATTCAGGCAATAGTAAGGGATTTGTAAAATTGAACACATTCTGGAAAAGACTTACTGAGTAGACAATTGCTAATAGTTGAATGTTCCATCCTACTTGCCAAGCAAGTTGTCCCTTCATAAAAATATTCCTATGGCACATATTTGCAAATCACCAAGAATACAGGTCAATATTGATGACCAATGTTTACATGGGTACACCTTTAAGTACTCTTCACTGATACCGGTCAAGAACAaggataaaaaaaattcaaatattgtTATGCCAATTAGGGGAAATCATAGATACAAGCCTTAGTACAAAAANNNNNNNNNNNNNNNNNNNNNNNNNNNNNNNNNNNNNNNNNNNNNNNNNNNNNNNNNNNNNNNNNNNNNNNNNNNNNNNNNNNNNNNNNNNNNNNNNNNNNNNNNNNNNNNNNNNNNNNNNNNNNNNNNNNNNNNNNNNNNNNNNNNNNNNNNNNNNNNNNNNNNNNNNNNNNNNNNNNNNNNNNNNNNNNNNNNNNNNNNNNNNNNNNNNNNNNNNNNNNNNNNNNNNCGGACAACAACTAAAGAACTACAAAACTAATTATTTTATATCAGTGCGAACATATATAGGATAGTTCATCGAGCGTATATGCCCGACAAAAGCATTGATGAAGAGCCATAGAAGAGCCTTCGTATTCAATTCTTTCCACTTCCCTCTGCAAATTTCTCATACATATTCTTGAGTCAATGGTTCAAAGTTATAGCAGTATTTCCATGATAATAATCTGTTTCGTTAACAAAATTCATGAGAAACAAAATTCTTGACCTTTCAAGGAGCAAGGAAAATGGCAGGATGAAAACGACACCTAGAATGCTTCTATAACAAAGCAATGAGGATTTTAGTTTACCATGCACTCAAACCTGTTTGAAAGAATATGTACTTTGTTTTTCCTCTGATGTAATCAAACCAAAATCCTATAGGATTGAGATGATCATGCCATTCCAATACTTATTCCCATGTTCTTagaatcctgcgaatcaaataggCCCTGATTCTGGTAGATAGAATAGAGGTTGAATACACCACAAAATAATCTATAACCATTCTTTTCCTTACAAGTTCTTCTATATCTACAATCAGAACCTATCTTGCTTGGTTTGCTCGATTTTTGCTTCGTAAACTAATATTAGCTTATACATATGGTGGAATTATCGATTAGATTTGACAAAGTAATGAAAGTTCAAGCAATAGTAAGGGATTTGTAAAATTGAACACATTCTGGAAAACACTTACGAGTAGACAATTGCTAATAGTTGAATGTTCCATCCTACTTGCCAAGCAAGTTTGTCCCTTCACAAAAATATTCCTATGACACATATTTGCAAATCACCAAGAATATAGGTCAACACTGATGACCAATGTTTCCATGGGTACACCTTTAAGTACCCTTCATTGTTGTCAGTCAAGAACAaggataaaaaaaattcaaataatgttATGCCTAGTAGGGGAAATCATAGATACAAGCCATAGTATGAAAACACGGCGCATGGACGAAGTTACTAGTAATTGTAACTACTCANNNNNNNNNNNNNNNNNNNNNNNNNNNNNNNNNNNNNNNNNNNNNNNNNNNNNNNNNNNNNNNNNNNNNNNNNNNNNNNNNNNNNNNNNNNNNNNNNNNNNNNNNNNNNNNNNNNNNNNNNNNNNNNNNNNNNNNNNNNNNNNNNNNNNNNNNNNNNNNNNNNNNNNNNNNNNNNNNNNNNNNNNNNNNNNNNNNNNNNATAGTAGCACCAATTCGGATAATTGATTTTGATGGGAACATAAGACAAGATACACATACATAAGCATTGGAGAAAATATGGAGTTTACAGGAGAACAACAAAAGAACAACAAAACTAATTATTTTACATTACCGCGAACAAATATAGGATAGTTCATCGAGCGTATATGCCCGACATAAGCAGCCTTCGTATCCAATTCTTTCCACTTCCCACTGCAGATTTTTCATACACATTCTTCAGTCAATGGTTAAAAGTTATAGTAGTATTTCCatgataataatctgttttgtgaaCAAAATTCATGAGAAACAAAATTCTTGACCTTTCGAGGAGTAGGGAAAATGGCAAGATGAAAATGACACCTAGAATGCTTCTATAACAGAGCAATGAGAATACAAACATACCACCATCAACTGCTACCTTGCCTAACATCATAGTTCCTGTGTTCAAGAGCTCCACAAGGACCACATAGACAGTTGGTTTCCACCTGCTTCTTGTGCATCAGTTTCAATCACAATATTAGAAGTAGCGCACATTCCCCCCAAGCAAAAAAAAATACATTTTATCCCAATTCTAAAAGTAGAGAATCATCAACATTCATACAAAAACCTTATATGAGATCCATATAGATGCACGAAGTGGATAGACAGTTTGTTGTGACACACATATATAGAAAAAATTGACATGTCCAATGAAGAACATGTCCCTTTACATGGATACACGGGGCATACTCGTAATCTAGGTCTCCTTTTTTCCATTGAAATAAACATTCACATAACTAGAGGATACCCTGCACGGTGTTGCGGGAATTGATTGATAAACTTTTTGGTCCATACATGAGAACTAAAATTAAAAATACATATGACTTATTATACTTGATTATGTatagttgtaaaatatttattgaatataagtagaaTAATTGAATGGAAAACATTTTCCCATGTATGGTTGAATGTTGTGATGGTTTTTTTCACTTGCAAGATTGCATGTTGTGGTGGGCCTTATCCCATTTATAAttatatgatgaggtggcatgctTTCATGTTGAGGTAAATAAGTTAGTGGGGATGACTCTCTTAAGTATATAGGATTAATTATAAACTTTTTGCAAATATGAGAACAGGAAAGCAATGAACTTCCCACTGTAT is a window of Triticum dicoccoides isolate Atlit2015 ecotype Zavitan chromosome 2B, WEW_v2.0, whole genome shotgun sequence DNA encoding:
- the LOC119366295 gene encoding probable arabinosyltransferase ARAD1 codes for the protein MPPPPISGEIRRAAMKRPALLAVPAVLLLSLSFLLLRPSSSPPLLPSARTTDPGPGHRRRLSVYVADLPRALNHGLLDLYWSLPAADARIPASSDPDHPPPRGHPPYPASPLIRQYSAEYWLLCSLLGPAAPASAVVRVVADWREADVVFVPFFATLSAEMELGWGATKGAFRRKEGNGDYRRQREVVDRVTAHPAWRRSGGRDHVFVLTDPMAMWHVRAEIAPAILLVVDFGGWYKLDSKSAGGNSSHMIQHTQVSLLKDVIVPYTHLLPTLHLSENMDRPTLLYFKGAKHRHRGGLVREKLWDLMVNEPDVVMEEGFPNATGREQSIKGMRTSEFCLHPAGDTPSSCRLFDAVASLCIPVIVSDDIELPFEGMIDYTEFSIFVSVGNAMRPKWLTNYLRNISKQQKDEFRRNLAGVQHIFEYENSHHSSKDSDPENGAVNHIWKKIHQKLPMIQEAVTREKRKPEGASIPLRCHCT
- the LOC119366297 gene encoding probable phytol kinase, chloroplastic, which gives rise to MAAARPALPSSPTSLLLSRSISAPDLAVAPALRRNRPTRWVVAAGVPAVAGALAASAPVGATLLRDGGATLLVTAGAYSLVRAFDALTERRLVQQSLSRKVVHVLSGVFFMASWPLFSNSTGARFFAAVVPFLNSVRLLTYGLGFYSDEALVKSVTREGKREELLRGPLYYVIVLLIIVLVFWRDSPIGIVSLSMMSGGDGFADIVGRRFGSLKLPFNDKKSWVGSAAMFISGFLLSALMLSYFSWLGYIRVSWDQAIGKLVLVALAATVVECIPVTDVVDDNISVPLATMLVAFLLFGNTAN